One Nostoc sp. UHCC 0302 DNA window includes the following coding sequences:
- a CDS encoding divergent PAP2 family protein: protein MQDIGNILDNRVLLVALIACLIAQALKLIIEIVKHRKLNVRVLVTTGGMPSAHSALVTALAAGVGQTLGWASPDFAVAAVFAIIVMYDAAGVRQAAGKQARILNQMIDELFHEKPDFSQDRLKELLGHTPVQVIAGSALGITIYWLARYTY, encoded by the coding sequence ATGCAAGACATAGGCAACATTTTAGACAACCGGGTGCTACTGGTTGCTCTGATAGCTTGTTTAATTGCTCAAGCATTGAAGCTAATCATTGAGATAGTTAAACATCGCAAACTGAATGTGCGTGTTTTAGTAACAACTGGAGGGATGCCCAGCGCCCATTCAGCTTTAGTTACGGCTCTAGCGGCTGGTGTTGGGCAAACACTTGGTTGGGCATCTCCTGATTTTGCTGTTGCTGCCGTTTTTGCAATCATCGTCATGTACGATGCAGCAGGAGTTCGCCAAGCCGCCGGGAAGCAAGCACGTATTCTCAATCAAATGATTGATGAATTATTTCATGAAAAACCAGATTTTAGCCAAGACCGTCTTAAAGAATTACTTGGACACACACCAGTTCAAGTCATAGCTGGGTCGGCTTTGGGTATAACTATTTATTGGTTAGCTAGGTATACTTACTAA
- the crtE gene encoding geranylgeranyl diphosphate synthase CrtE — MVATDNVQKTPEEATFSLTAYLKERQKLCDTALDQAIPIIYPEKIYEAMRYSLLAGGKRVRPILCLATCEMLGGTIEMAMPTACAVEMIHTMSLIHDDLPAMDNDDYRRGKLTNHKVYGEDVAILAGDGLLALAFEFVATQTPQNVARDRVLQVVARLGRALGAAGLVGGQVVDLECEGKSDISLETLNFIHEHKTAALLEACVVCGGIIAGASPEDVQRLTRYAENIGLAFQIIDDILDITATQEQLGKTAGKDLRAKKVTYPSLWGLEQSRSKAQELIKAACTELETFGERAKPLQAIAHFITSRNH; from the coding sequence ATGGTAGCAACGGATAACGTTCAAAAAACACCAGAGGAAGCCACGTTTAGCTTAACAGCCTATCTCAAAGAACGACAAAAACTTTGCGATACTGCTTTAGATCAGGCTATCCCCATCATTTATCCCGAAAAGATTTATGAGGCGATGCGTTACTCACTATTAGCAGGAGGTAAGCGCGTGCGGCCAATTCTCTGCCTTGCTACCTGTGAAATGCTCGGCGGTACTATCGAAATGGCAATGCCAACAGCCTGTGCCGTGGAGATGATCCATACAATGTCGTTGATTCACGACGACCTACCAGCGATGGATAATGACGATTACCGTCGCGGTAAACTGACGAATCACAAGGTTTATGGCGAAGATGTCGCGATTTTGGCGGGTGATGGTTTGTTAGCTCTGGCTTTTGAGTTTGTCGCCACTCAAACCCCTCAAAACGTTGCCAGGGACAGAGTGTTGCAAGTGGTTGCCCGTCTGGGGCGGGCGCTAGGGGCTGCTGGCTTAGTTGGTGGTCAAGTCGTTGACCTAGAATGCGAAGGAAAGTCAGACATTTCTTTAGAAACGCTGAATTTTATTCATGAACACAAAACAGCCGCCCTTTTGGAAGCTTGCGTTGTTTGTGGTGGGATCATCGCTGGGGCATCACCTGAAGATGTACAACGACTAACTCGTTATGCTGAAAATATTGGGCTAGCGTTCCAGATTATCGATGATATTCTCGATATTACTGCCACTCAAGAACAATTGGGTAAAACGGCTGGCAAAGACCTCAGAGCCAAAAAAGTCACCTATCCCAGCCTTTGGGGACTTGAGCAATCCCGCTCAAAAGCCCAAGAACTAATTAAGGCAGCTTGTACAGAATTAGAAACATTTGGGGAGAGAGCCAAGCCACTCCAGGCGATCGCTCACTTTATTACCAGTCGTAATCACTAA
- the folD gene encoding bifunctional methylenetetrahydrofolate dehydrogenase/methenyltetrahydrofolate cyclohydrolase FolD → METKTGKLIDGKAIAAKIQQELAVAITQLQPKIGRPPGLAVLMVGDNPASAAYVRNKEKACAKVGIASFGKHFPRETTQAELEAVIAALNQDEKVDGILVQLPLPDHLDAVTLLHQIDPDKDADGLHPVNLGRLVRGEAGLRSCTPAGVMRLLEEYKIPLRGKQAVVVGRSILVGKPMALMLLEADATVTIAHSRSHDLKTITQNADILIAAVGRPGLITADMVKPGAVVVDVGMNRITDVSGKSRLVGDVDFQPTAGVAEFITPVPGGVGPMTVAILLQNTFASYSRAARK, encoded by the coding sequence ATGGAAACAAAAACTGGCAAACTTATCGATGGTAAAGCAATAGCTGCAAAAATTCAGCAAGAACTTGCTGTTGCCATTACACAATTACAACCAAAAATTGGACGACCTCCTGGTTTAGCTGTGCTAATGGTTGGTGATAACCCAGCCTCAGCAGCTTATGTACGCAATAAAGAAAAAGCTTGCGCTAAAGTCGGTATTGCTTCTTTTGGCAAGCATTTTCCTCGCGAAACCACCCAAGCGGAATTAGAAGCAGTAATTGCAGCACTCAACCAAGATGAAAAGGTAGATGGAATTCTTGTACAACTACCCCTACCTGACCACTTGGATGCTGTTACTCTGCTACATCAAATTGATCCCGATAAAGATGCTGATGGACTACACCCTGTGAATTTGGGGCGACTAGTGCGGGGAGAAGCGGGTTTACGCAGTTGTACCCCAGCTGGTGTAATGCGGCTTTTAGAGGAATACAAGATTCCCTTGCGCGGGAAACAGGCGGTAGTCGTGGGACGCAGTATTTTGGTGGGTAAGCCAATGGCATTAATGCTACTTGAAGCTGATGCTACAGTCACGATCGCTCACTCGCGATCGCATGACCTTAAAACTATCACCCAAAATGCTGATATTCTAATTGCAGCAGTGGGTCGTCCCGGATTAATTACTGCTGACATGGTGAAACCGGGCGCTGTTGTGGTAGATGTGGGGATGAATCGCATTACTGATGTTAGTGGCAAAAGTCGCTTGGTCGGCGATGTCGATTTTCAACCAACTGCTGGCGTGGCAGAATTCATTACCCCAGTTCCTGGCGGTGTTGGGCCGATGACTGTCGCCATATTGTTGCAAAATACATTTGCCAGCTATTCCAGAGCAGCAAGGAAGTAA
- a CDS encoding NUDIX hydrolase: MSDQLVSVAIAILYQEDKFLMQLRDNIPTIAYPGYWALFGGHIEPGETPDIAVKREVLEEIGYNLPPFFEFGCYQDDKAVRHVFHAPLLVELNQLVLNEGWDMGLLTAEDIRRGDCYSQNAAEVRPLGQMHQRIMLDFIEKKQQTF, translated from the coding sequence ATGAGTGATCAACTGGTGTCTGTAGCGATCGCAATTCTCTACCAAGAAGACAAGTTTCTCATGCAACTGCGAGACAATATTCCTACTATTGCCTATCCTGGTTACTGGGCGCTATTTGGCGGTCACATTGAACCCGGTGAAACTCCAGATATAGCAGTCAAGCGAGAAGTTTTAGAAGAAATCGGCTACAATCTACCGCCCTTTTTTGAATTTGGCTGTTATCAGGATGATAAAGCTGTTCGTCATGTTTTCCATGCACCACTGTTAGTGGAATTAAATCAACTGGTTCTCAATGAAGGTTGGGATATGGGGTTATTGACAGCTGAAGATATTCGCCGAGGTGATTGTTATTCGCAAAACGCTGCTGAAGTCAGACCTTTGGGGCAAATGCATCAGCGAATTATGCTGGACTTTATCGAGAAAAAGCAACAAACTTTTTGA
- a CDS encoding AI-2E family transporter, protein MHSVNKLPRWISLGLAFPIAILNGWLLLQVVQYFQPLVNVIAAAILLAFVLDYPIQFLQRQGVKRNLATGGVLLLTLVILVGLGITLVPLILQQLNELANILPSWVDSGTLQLQAFQDWALQQQHLPINLSALVTQVLEQVSNQLQSFTGRILGFAVDTIGTVVNVLLTVVLTIYLVLNGNRLWDGIFQWFPLNIQTKVRQLLQEDFHNYFIGQAILGAVLGVTVTLAFLALQVPLALLFGIGIGLFSLFPFGTGVGIAIVSSLVALQNFWLGVEVLGVAVAIDQVNSNFISPRILGDLTGLNPVWVVISLLLGAKLGGVLGLLIAIPVASFIKDIADSWRAGEFNPSENIELEPAKVTSDVVVTHS, encoded by the coding sequence ATGCACTCAGTAAACAAACTGCCGCGATGGATAAGTTTAGGACTAGCATTTCCGATTGCCATTCTCAACGGTTGGCTATTACTCCAGGTTGTACAATATTTTCAACCCCTAGTCAACGTTATTGCCGCCGCCATCCTTCTAGCTTTTGTTTTAGACTATCCGATTCAGTTTCTACAAAGACAAGGCGTCAAACGCAACCTAGCGACTGGGGGAGTGTTGCTTTTGACTCTGGTGATTTTAGTAGGTTTGGGTATCACCTTAGTTCCGCTAATTTTACAACAGCTTAACGAGCTAGCTAACATTTTGCCCAGTTGGGTTGATTCTGGCACTTTACAACTGCAAGCTTTTCAAGATTGGGCGTTACAGCAACAGCACCTTCCGATTAATTTAAGTGCCTTAGTTACCCAAGTACTCGAACAAGTATCTAACCAACTTCAGTCTTTCACTGGTAGAATTCTCGGTTTTGCGGTCGATACCATTGGGACTGTGGTTAATGTACTGCTAACAGTGGTATTGACTATTTACTTGGTACTGAATGGCAACCGTCTTTGGGATGGTATTTTTCAATGGTTTCCCCTTAACATTCAGACAAAAGTTCGGCAATTATTGCAAGAGGATTTTCACAATTACTTTATTGGTCAGGCAATATTAGGGGCTGTACTGGGAGTGACAGTTACATTGGCATTTTTGGCTCTGCAAGTTCCCCTAGCTTTACTTTTTGGTATTGGAATTGGCTTGTTTTCTCTATTCCCCTTTGGGACAGGCGTAGGTATTGCCATAGTGAGTTCTTTGGTAGCGTTGCAAAACTTTTGGTTAGGAGTAGAAGTTTTAGGTGTAGCTGTGGCAATTGACCAAGTAAATTCTAATTTTATTTCACCTCGGATTCTCGGTGATTTAACTGGCTTAAATCCCGTGTGGGTCGTGATTTCCTTATTACTGGGAGCAAAATTAGGAGGAGTATTAGGTTTGTTAATTGCCATACCTGTAGCTAGTTTTATCAAAGATATAGCTGATAGCTGGCGCGCAGGTGAGTTTAATCCGTCAGAGAATATAGAGTTAGAACCTGCAAAAGTCACGAGTGATGTAGTCGTAACTCATAGCTAA
- a CDS encoding AAA family ATPase, with translation MLKQLILENWKSFRYAELPLDPLTVLIGTNASGKSNVVEALEFLQRTFIKKDVKPALLGDSTLSSIRGGLEWAALKPEKQFTLQAVISGENEYTDYIYSITIQTKPIICILNESIISQNYQNNGEEKPKNIFCFKASSNLSNYDRKIDVFENDVVSSVIWGDIFSKTQTILNDASSGFLSELNQDMADKIYNLIQYIENIFILNPLPYKMRNYSIVYDKLEGDASNIAGVLAALSDEQKAAIESTLSEYIKYLPGGDIQRVWAEKVGRFGTDAMLYCQEEWKPGHITEIDARSMSDGTLRFLAILTALLTRPEGSQIVIEEIDSGLHPSRAELLVRILREIGSKRKIDILLTTHNPALLDALGPEIVPFVVVAHRDNETGESKLTLLEDIENFPKLFASYSLGDMTTKGAIERSLSHGE, from the coding sequence ATGCTTAAGCAACTCATCCTTGAAAATTGGAAAAGTTTTCGTTATGCAGAACTTCCACTTGACCCGTTGACTGTTCTTATTGGTACAAATGCGAGTGGTAAATCTAATGTAGTTGAAGCTTTAGAATTCTTACAAAGAACATTTATTAAGAAAGATGTTAAACCAGCTTTATTAGGTGATTCAACACTTTCTTCAATTCGCGGAGGCTTAGAGTGGGCTGCACTTAAGCCAGAAAAACAATTCACATTACAAGCTGTTATTTCAGGTGAAAATGAATATACAGATTATATTTACTCAATTACAATACAAACAAAACCAATAATATGTATTTTGAATGAAAGTATAATCAGTCAAAATTACCAAAACAATGGAGAAGAAAAGCCTAAAAACATATTTTGTTTTAAAGCGTCTTCAAATTTGAGTAATTATGATAGAAAAATTGATGTTTTCGAAAATGATGTAGTCTCATCTGTGATTTGGGGAGATATTTTTTCTAAAACTCAAACTATATTAAACGATGCTAGCTCAGGCTTTCTGAGTGAATTAAATCAAGATATGGCTGATAAAATATATAATTTAATTCAATATATAGAAAATATTTTTATTCTCAATCCTCTTCCATATAAAATGCGTAATTATTCAATAGTTTATGATAAATTAGAGGGTGATGCATCTAATATTGCAGGCGTGTTAGCCGCATTATCTGATGAACAAAAAGCAGCAATAGAATCAACTTTATCTGAATATATTAAATATTTACCGGGAGGTGATATTCAAAGAGTATGGGCAGAAAAAGTTGGTAGATTTGGCACTGATGCAATGCTTTACTGTCAGGAAGAATGGAAGCCTGGACATATTACAGAAATTGATGCCAGAAGTATGTCAGATGGAACTTTACGATTTCTGGCAATACTCACAGCATTACTCACAAGGCCAGAAGGTAGTCAAATTGTAATTGAAGAAATAGATAGTGGGCTGCATCCATCGCGTGCAGAATTACTTGTCAGAATCTTACGAGAAATTGGCAGCAAAAGAAAAATTGATATTCTACTTACTACCCATAACCCAGCGTTACTTGATGCTTTAGGCCCAGAGATAGTTCCATTTGTGGTTGTTGCACACCGCGATAATGAAACCGGAGAAAGTAAACTTACGCTTTTAGAAGATATTGAGAATTTTCCTAAGTTGTTTGCATCCTATTCTTTAGGTGATATGACAACTAAGGGTGCAATTGAAAGAAGCCTTTCTCATGGCGAATAG
- the mutS gene encoding DNA mismatch repair protein MutS — MTASHSETPSSKPDASTFIADHRQVDRSKLSQMYLHYVETKDKYPHAMLLYRVGDFFECYFQDAVTLAQQLELVLTSKQAGEQGRVAMSGVPHHSWERYTTLLVEKGYAVVICDQVEDAAEATGRLVRREVTRILTPGTLLEDGMLKSSRNNYLAAVVIAANHWGLAYADISTGEFLTTQGSDLELLTQELMRLQPSEVLVPTNAPDLGSLLRPGETSPHLPQCLPPSFCYSLRSQVPFSQAEARPKLLQKFKVRSLEGLGCDHLPLAVRAAGGLLEYVEDTQKENPVSLQRLRTYTPTDYLIVDNQTRRNLEITQTVRDGTFHGSLLWALDRTSTAMGGRALRRWLLQPLLDIKGIRARQDTIQELQENTPLRQDLRQLLRQIYDLERLTGRASSGNASARDLVALADSLARLPELSRLVTDARSPFLKALQKVPPILSELAEKLHAHIVESPPILIKEGGLIRSGINPQLDERKATVEADQQWIANLEVDERAKTGIPTLKVGFNKTFGYYISISRAKADQVPANYIRKQTLTNEERYITPELKEREARILTARDDLNQLEYEIFATLREEVGQEAEVIRNLSRAVAAADVLCGLAELAVQQGYCRPEMLSGREITIVDGRHPVVEQSLPAGFFVPNSTQLGQDVETRLIASLQESLAYDPEKITNDNPDLVILTGPNASGKSCYLRQVGLIQLMAQIGSFVPAKSARLGVCDRIFTRVGAVDDLATGQSTFMVEMNETANILNHATSRSLVLLDEIGRGTATFDGLSIAWAVAEYIAVDIRARTIFATHYHELNELATILPNVANYQVTVKELPDQIIFLHQVQPGGADKSYGIEAGRLAGLPAVVIQRARQVMGQIEKHSKIALGLQNLD, encoded by the coding sequence ATGACCGCTTCTCACTCCGAAACTCCATCTAGCAAGCCCGACGCTAGTACTTTTATTGCCGACCATAGACAGGTAGACCGCAGCAAGTTAAGTCAAATGTACCTGCACTATGTCGAGACAAAAGATAAATATCCTCACGCGATGTTGCTGTATCGGGTAGGAGATTTCTTTGAATGCTATTTCCAAGATGCTGTGACGCTAGCCCAACAATTGGAATTAGTCCTCACTAGCAAGCAAGCCGGAGAACAGGGACGGGTAGCAATGTCCGGTGTTCCGCATCACTCTTGGGAACGCTACACTACACTGTTGGTAGAGAAAGGTTATGCAGTGGTAATTTGCGACCAAGTAGAAGATGCAGCCGAAGCTACTGGAAGATTAGTACGGCGGGAAGTAACGCGCATCCTCACCCCTGGTACTCTGCTCGAAGATGGAATGCTAAAATCGAGCCGCAATAATTACTTAGCAGCAGTAGTTATTGCTGCAAATCATTGGGGTTTAGCTTACGCAGATATCTCTACAGGAGAATTCCTCACAACTCAAGGTAGCGATTTAGAACTCCTGACACAAGAATTAATGCGCTTGCAGCCTTCAGAGGTGTTAGTTCCTACCAACGCGCCCGATTTAGGTAGTTTACTCCGTCCCGGAGAAACTTCGCCGCATCTCCCCCAATGTTTGCCGCCATCATTTTGTTATAGTTTGCGATCGCAAGTTCCCTTTTCGCAAGCCGAAGCTAGACCTAAATTATTGCAGAAATTTAAAGTGCGATCGCTAGAAGGACTCGGTTGCGACCATCTCCCCCTCGCTGTCCGCGCCGCTGGTGGTCTTCTGGAATATGTTGAAGATACTCAAAAAGAAAATCCAGTTTCCCTCCAGAGGCTACGCACCTACACCCCCACTGATTATCTAATTGTTGATAATCAAACTCGCCGTAACCTGGAAATTACTCAAACAGTCCGTGATGGCACTTTTCACGGTTCCCTACTTTGGGCATTAGATAGAACTAGTACAGCAATGGGTGGGCGGGCTTTGCGGCGATGGTTGTTGCAACCGCTACTCGATATTAAAGGCATTCGGGCGCGGCAAGACACCATCCAAGAATTGCAAGAAAATACGCCCCTGCGTCAAGATTTACGGCAGTTGTTACGACAAATTTATGACCTAGAACGACTCACAGGCAGGGCGAGTTCTGGGAATGCTAGTGCTAGAGATTTAGTGGCTTTAGCAGATTCTCTGGCGCGCTTACCAGAATTATCTCGCTTAGTAACGGATGCTCGTTCTCCCTTTTTAAAAGCTTTGCAAAAAGTGCCGCCGATTTTATCAGAATTGGCAGAAAAATTACACGCGCATATTGTCGAGTCACCACCGATACTGATTAAAGAAGGTGGATTGATTCGTTCTGGGATTAATCCCCAGTTGGATGAGAGAAAGGCGACTGTCGAAGCAGACCAGCAATGGATTGCAAATTTAGAAGTTGACGAAAGAGCAAAAACGGGAATTCCCACGCTGAAGGTAGGATTTAACAAAACCTTTGGTTACTACATTAGTATTTCTCGTGCCAAAGCTGACCAAGTTCCTGCTAATTACATTCGCAAGCAAACGCTAACGAATGAGGAACGTTACATTACCCCAGAGTTGAAGGAACGAGAAGCGCGGATTCTCACGGCGCGGGATGATTTAAATCAGTTGGAATATGAGATTTTTGCCACACTGCGGGAAGAGGTGGGACAAGAGGCAGAGGTAATTCGCAATCTTTCTCGTGCAGTGGCGGCGGCGGATGTGTTGTGTGGTTTGGCTGAGTTGGCTGTACAACAAGGTTATTGTCGTCCAGAAATGTTGTCAGGAAGGGAGATAACGATTGTTGATGGGCGTCATCCGGTGGTGGAACAGTCTTTGCCTGCGGGTTTCTTTGTGCCGAATTCAACGCAACTTGGTCAAGATGTAGAGACGCGATTAATCGCGTCTCTACAGGAGTCATTAGCATATGACCCAGAAAAAATTACAAATGACAACCCTGATTTAGTCATCCTCACTGGCCCGAATGCCAGTGGCAAGAGTTGTTATTTGCGCCAGGTGGGATTGATTCAGTTAATGGCGCAGATTGGCAGTTTTGTGCCTGCTAAGTCTGCTAGGTTAGGAGTGTGCGATCGCATTTTCACTCGTGTAGGTGCAGTAGATGATTTGGCAACTGGTCAATCTACTTTTATGGTGGAAATGAATGAAACGGCGAATATTCTCAACCATGCCACTTCTAGGTCGCTGGTATTATTAGATGAAATCGGCCGCGGTACAGCTACATTTGATGGTCTTTCGATTGCTTGGGCGGTAGCGGAATATATAGCAGTCGATATTCGGGCGCGAACGATTTTTGCAACTCATTACCACGAGTTAAATGAACTCGCCACTATTTTACCGAATGTGGCAAATTATCAGGTGACGGTGAAGGAATTACCTGACCAAATTATCTTTTTGCACCAAGTTCAACCGGGAGGCGCTGATAAATCTTATGGAATTGAAGCCGGACGGTTAGCGGGTTTACCAGCAGTGGTGATTCAACGAGCAAGACAAGTTATGGGACAAATTGAGAAACACAGTAAGATTGCTCTAGGTTTGCAAAACCTCGATTGA
- a CDS encoding DUF4007 family protein gives MIQTTLNFKYLENAVNPVFANHETFHPRFGWLKKGFDTAKKNPDIFSQDDAPVRLGVGKNMVRAIRYWSSAFKLLDKNNLPTKFGEKLLGNNGWDAYLEDPASLWLLHWNLLKPTCEAAAWYYIFNVFRDLDFTKEDILVGLKDYINNFNKTIAESSFIKDVNCILRMYATQDLMRDNSPVEDSIDCPFNELGLIRHFGKNYQFKIGAKANLPPSVIVATCLEYASWASQGRQTINIPSLLYDEGSPGMVFKLTESILCAAIEIVSKEFDTIVLSDTAGLIQLSFPDSPEILAEEILDKYYNFK, from the coding sequence GTGATCCAAACTACTCTGAACTTTAAATATCTTGAAAATGCAGTAAATCCTGTATTTGCTAACCATGAAACTTTTCACCCTCGTTTTGGTTGGTTGAAAAAAGGATTTGATACAGCCAAGAAAAATCCAGATATCTTCTCGCAGGATGATGCTCCTGTACGTTTAGGTGTTGGGAAAAATATGGTACGTGCTATTCGTTATTGGTCTAGTGCATTCAAACTTCTTGATAAAAATAATTTACCAACAAAATTTGGGGAGAAACTTTTAGGAAATAATGGATGGGATGCTTATTTAGAAGATCCGGCATCATTATGGTTATTACATTGGAATTTGTTAAAACCCACTTGTGAAGCAGCTGCTTGGTATTATATTTTTAATGTTTTTCGAGATTTGGATTTTACAAAAGAAGATATTTTAGTGGGTCTGAAAGATTATATAAATAATTTCAATAAAACTATTGCTGAATCTTCTTTTATTAAAGATGTAAATTGTATTTTAAGAATGTATGCGACACAAGATTTAATGAGAGACAATAGCCCAGTCGAAGATTCTATTGATTGTCCTTTTAACGAACTGGGTTTAATTCGCCATTTTGGGAAAAATTATCAGTTTAAAATCGGTGCAAAAGCGAATTTACCTCCATCAGTTATAGTCGCTACTTGTTTAGAATATGCTAGTTGGGCAAGTCAGGGAAGACAGACCATTAACATTCCCAGTTTACTTTATGATGAAGGTAGTCCGGGGATGGTCTTTAAACTGACGGAAAGTATTTTATGTGCAGCTATTGAGATAGTTTCTAAAGAATTTGATACGATAGTTCTTTCCGACACCGCCGGATTAATTCAGCTATCTTTCCCCGACAGCCCAGAGATATTAGCAGAAGAAATTTTAGATAAATATTATAACTTTAAATAA
- a CDS encoding type II toxin-antitoxin system VapC family toxin gives MSLWLLDTDHVSLLLERHPQVSRRVAEVGAEVAISIVTVQELFNGWVVRINNAREVEDVVRLYGKLNRTVALFGRVRVLDFDEKAGQRFQRLLNENPTLSKQRLQKDMRISAIALSNDAVVVTRNYRDFSQVPSLKIEDWSQQDK, from the coding sequence ATGAGCCTTTGGCTGTTAGATACAGATCATGTGTCGCTGTTATTAGAACGACATCCACAAGTGAGCCGTCGAGTTGCAGAGGTGGGAGCAGAGGTAGCGATTTCCATCGTGACGGTTCAGGAATTGTTTAATGGTTGGGTAGTACGAATCAACAATGCGCGGGAAGTTGAAGATGTTGTGCGACTATATGGCAAGTTAAACCGGACAGTTGCTTTATTCGGACGAGTGAGGGTATTAGATTTTGATGAAAAAGCAGGCCAAAGGTTTCAGCGATTGCTAAATGAAAATCCAACTTTATCAAAACAGCGATTGCAGAAGGATATGCGAATTTCAGCAATTGCCTTGAGCAATGATGCAGTTGTAGTGACGCGAAACTATCGGGATTTTTCTCAAGTACCTTCTTTAAAGATTGAGGATTGGTCACAACAAGATAAATGA
- a CDS encoding DUF4351 domain-containing protein yields the protein MTRFIHDKFAKDYLEELLKDYGEVKSSEKVSGEIKEIDVFFTPDKQQSSNLQILGLLGRFAENPALIEPFRNPASTDEICDCILKLLEVKALLRREAKANKTKLQDSGIPKLWVLTPTVSETRLSSFGTMQKEGWLSGVHFLADALRTAIVAIHQLPQIPETLWLRLLGRGSVQSQAIIELQALPLNHPYQKATLELVYNLRENLRVNQELEADDRELVMRLEPLYQRDREQAKQEGRQEGRQQGEQHLIIRLLNRRVGEISESLIERIKGLSIEQLENLGEALLDFSNVADLDAWLNQQQG from the coding sequence ATGACACGTTTCATACATGATAAATTTGCCAAAGACTATCTTGAGGAATTGCTAAAAGATTACGGAGAAGTCAAGTCATCAGAAAAAGTCTCAGGAGAGATTAAAGAAATAGATGTTTTCTTCACTCCTGACAAACAGCAAAGCTCTAATTTACAAATACTGGGTTTATTAGGAAGATTTGCTGAAAACCCTGCACTCATAGAACCCTTCCGCAATCCAGCTTCTACCGATGAAATATGCGACTGTATTCTCAAATTATTAGAAGTCAAGGCTCTTTTACGACGAGAAGCTAAAGCTAATAAAACCAAACTTCAGGACTCAGGAATTCCCAAATTGTGGGTTCTTACTCCAACAGTATCTGAAACTAGATTGTCTAGCTTTGGAACTATGCAAAAAGAAGGTTGGTTATCAGGAGTACATTTTCTCGCAGATGCTTTGCGGACAGCAATTGTAGCGATACATCAATTACCACAGATACCGGAAACGTTATGGTTGAGGCTTTTGGGTAGGGGAAGCGTACAGTCACAGGCAATTATCGAATTGCAAGCGTTACCATTAAATCATCCATACCAAAAAGCAACCCTGGAATTAGTTTACAACTTGCGCGAAAACTTGAGAGTAAATCAAGAATTAGAAGCAGATGATAGGGAGTTAGTTATGCGATTAGAACCACTTTATCAAAGAGATAGGGAACAAGCCAAACAAGAGGGAAGACAGGAAGGAAGACAGCAAGGAGAACAACATTTAATTATACGTCTGCTCAATCGCCGTGTTGGGGAAATTAGTGAATCATTAATCGAGCGAATTAAAGGATTATCGATTGAACAATTAGAAAATCTAGGAGAAGCATTACTAGACTTTTCTAATGTTGCTGATTTAGATGCTTGGTTAAATCAACAACAAGGATAA